The Arachis ipaensis cultivar K30076 chromosome B03, Araip1.1, whole genome shotgun sequence region caagaggaAAAAGATAACCAAGATTCCTTCAAGATGAAGAAGATCGCTTCGTCGGAGGAGCTCACGCAACACCTTCCCAATAAttcatattcttcttcttcttcttctgacgaaggagaagaagaggaggaggaagcagAAAGGGAGAGGCTCGCCATTTGGAGCTCGATCCTTAAGAACAAGAAAGAGGAGCAAGAGAAATCCAGGGGAGGGTTCGACACATGGGGATCAATCATGTCCATGAAAAGCGACAGCGACGGCAACAGCAACAACAAGAACAATCAGAGCCTTGAAATGACGAAATCGTTGCCGGTGAGTGTGACGGTTACACCTTATGTTCATCCTCTTGTGAAGAGATCGAAGAGCTCTCTCAGTGATAAGAGCCTTGAAATCTGCACTGAGAGTCTTGGATCAGAGACTGGCTCTGATTCCTtgctcttctcttcttcatcttcttcttctccttctttccctTCAGGGGAATCAGAGAAGGTAGTGAAAGAAtcagaacaagaacaagaacaagaacaagaacaagaacaagaacaagaagagaACATCCATGCTGCTGCAATAACAAAGAGTAAGTTGTTATCGCATCCAAGGTGTTTTCCTCCACCACTTCCTTCACTTTCTTTCCGTGGTTGCAATAAGAACAAGgaagattcttcttcttcttcctcttcactgCACATGAAGCCGCACCGTGACAATGGAAGGTTGGTTCTTCAAGCTGTGTCACTCCCTTCAAACAACAACTTCAACGCTCAACGCCAAGACGGTCGTCTCGTCCTCACTTTCGCCAATGATCAGGAAGTTCCCGAAGTCGAAGAAGAGGAGAATTATGATGATGAAGGtatggaggaagaggaggagtttgaagaagaagaagaagaagatgaagaagaagaagaagaagaagaagaagaggaggaggaaagtGAAGTTGTTATGGAGAAGAAAGCGCCATTAATGTCAAGTGGGATTACTACTACTACCACTACTACTATTAATAGTGGCGGTGGTAATCTTCATAGGCTAACATTGATGAtgaacaacaacagcaacaacaacaacaaaacaatTGGGTTGGTGAATAGAAACATGAATCCAAATTGGTCAGACAAGTTCAACAAGAAAGGGATGAACATGAATTTGGAGGATGTGAATGTTAGTGTTGTTGCAAGGTTGATTCCTTCATCACCAGGATCAGcaacatcaccaccaccaccttctTCTTTCAATCTCAATGCCTATGAATACTTTTGGAAGACACCAAAACCTTCTTCTAAGCTTCcaaacaacaacagcaacaacaacaacaatgagcAACACCAACAGTTGCTGGTGCTAAGAGCCAAGAATGGTGACTACTTGGTTCACAATTTCAAGGGCTGCAAGGATTCTAGAAGGTCCTTGCTCTTCTGGGAACCTTATTGCATTGCCACTTCCTGAGAGAAAGAGACACTCCAATTGCATAAAAAGAAAACTTAACAGATTAATTATTAATAGTCATTttgttctcatcatcatcatccaatcACTACAAAAAAGAGTGAACCTCCCAAACATTTATCTGAGGTATATAACATAAGCCTCCACCACTTTGCTAATTCCATTTTCTTCTTATACACGTTTATTACTCCATCCTTTTATCTCAGTCTAGCTCCACTCATTCATGGAGCTTTAGTCAAATAAGAGAGAAAGTGAGAGGTTTAATATAGTGAGAGAGATTGATACTCCTTTGTCTTGTAAGATCAGAGAAATTAATGACATGAACAGTTTGTTATAtacacataataataataatacattacATTATTACTAGtattattgtttttattattacATTATATGAAAAATGTAATCTTAGGTCATCATTGACTTGGTAGGGTGTCTTGTCCTGCTTCTAAAATCTAAATTATATCATGGTTTCCATAACTTCTATAACTTTTGATATAAATTGAAGCCAATGGAGTTCCAATAGGGGTCTTGTCCTGCTTAATTGTTGGTCTTATTTTTCGGGAACAACATGATCACTTGCTTGATTTGTTTTGCCCCTCCCTAAGTTTTGCTTTAAGACAAGTAACTAATTCATCATGTTCAACCAATGAAACTAAAAAGATGAAAGGAATATATATCTATTGGTTATAGTAGTAGTACATATATATATGCTTTTGTGAGTATGTCATTCACATTCTCAATTATTACAAACTAATAATTGTTTGCCTCATATATCGTACCAGAAATAACAGTGATAGTAATGCACCGTctgaattaataaatattaagtaagataaattttaattgtttttagttaattttttttgttattaaatatttttatatcagTTAATACTTGTCCATGCATTCCTGTAttgttatatttatttattttttcctctACTTTTTGTCACTATCGCTTTCATCCCGAAATAATAACAAATATCAATAGTCATTAACTTAATAATTATTTTGTCTCAAGAAATTAGAATGAAGAGGTCACAAAACAAAACTTCTAGCAAGTGCcaatacaagtgaataaaaagcGGTTAGAGGCTTAGAGCGCCATGTGTCTAGCAACATCATAAACTCATTTGATATGATATATGATATGATTAAATATTAAGGGTTAATTTggattagtttttttttaaatatttatttttttaaattttattaaaagataATTTGTATTTGGATAGAAAATATAAGAAGTGTTTAATAGATAATTTATTAaagttttcttattttttaaaaaacaaatatattatttgtttaaaaaaattgtatCTAAATacctattaatttattaattatatagaaATACTTAAGAAAAAAGGGAATCCAAATGCTATGTTCTGTAGAAGTACAATCTAAAGGATGAATGGATGATGACAGCATCATCAACTTTAACCGAAATGTATTTAAGCTGCCTTTTTATGTAGGTGGGGAATGTGGGGaatataaaattagaatttaattttgtcaGATAATTTAAAATGTTTTATATCATCGTTCAACTATATTcatttttttagataattatttatgtgattaatttaaaaagtaattatttttatttatatgatattaTGTAATTAGATGCACGTNNNNNNNNNNNNNNNNNNNNNNNNNNNNNNNNatttataaaattaaaaaaattaaagaatacaAAACTGGGTGgcagaaataattaaataaatgactAATTAAAATGGAACTGGATGTGATTTTGGTTTCAAATATGTTGCAAATGGTATTTGGATATTTGCATGATTCACATGTCACTTGATCGAACGACTTTTGGTATTAACCTtcagtttgttatcttatctacATCTTCTTTCTTCTCTGATTGGGGCCCTAGAAGAAGGAACCTTTCCTTTATTTACCTTGTCTTTTATGTCCATGAACCCAATACCTTACACTATTGCGTGCACCAGCAGCAGTGAGATTATAGGTTAGTTTtcgttataaaataatttttccaTGCATTCTAGATCAGAAGACTTTGACTTAGACTTTGAACATTGTTATTGTTAAATTTTGCCATAATTTGATATAGGTTATACATACCTACTTTCTTAGCTTCTAATgtaataatcaaaagaaacatgCATGACCATTCTTTGGAGAGTTAAATACTTCAAAGTTTTCATTTCCTTTCTCTTGCTTTTGATGCAAACTTAGTGGCATAATTTTCTTAAAAAGATGTTTTGCagttttttttaatgattttatttttactagaaaatttcttttaaacatgtcaaaattttaaaaataaaaataaattttttttttcaatagaaCAATGACACTCAAGCAACACCATTTTCAATGTGTTATGgtgatctttttcttttttgtttttcaaaaataactatagTTGTGTacatgtaaaatatttttttcttatactattcaattcaaaaaataatttggaTGTGACCCAAAGATAACTAAATCAAAATTTCATAGCCCAACAAAATCAATCTTCCAATGATGAACTAATTTGACTCTCAATTTATAGATTTTTATAGTTTGAcctcattttttattaaaatccatgttaattataataattttggATAATGTCAATTTTTCGATTAAATCCCTAGAAATCCATTATTCAATcaaatttttttgttgtttacataaaaatttgtaatatagGTTGATNNNNNNNNNNNNNNNNNNNNNNNNNNNNNNNNNNNNNNNNNNNNNNNNNNNNNNNNNNNNNNNNNNNNNNNNNNNNNNNNNNNNNNNNNNNNNNNNNNNNNNNNNNNNNNNNNNNNNNNNNNNNNNNNNNNNNNNNNNNNNNNNNNNNNNNNNNNNNNNNNNNNNNNNNNNNNNNNNNNNNNNNNNNNNNNNNNNNNNNNNNNNNNNNNNNNNNNNNNNNNNNNNNNNNNNNTAAaccttttaaaatataaaataaaatattatttttgtctcTAACATTTGAGGTAACTCTTAAAATTGTccctaatatttaaatttttctatttaagTCCTAGTCTTACTACATATCCAAACATTTTTGGCAATAAAGTCCAACCAAATTGGTCAAATTCTAACAAAAATTAGTTTTATTAGTGAGAGGGTGAATATACGTTTCAACTATCCCCACTAACATGAACGTTCATATCTCACGTTccccctcttcttccttcttcttctccttctttttcgcgttcctcatccttctttttcgcgttctttttttttctttgcgtGTTTCCTCCTCATCGtcattcttttattgttattgttgttactatttttttttctttttctcctcctcttcttggtaattttgtaacattatgtgtttctttttctttgtttaattttttttattcttgttaagagagtaaaacaagaagaatcatGAAAAGGtaaaataagaaagagaagatgaagaaaaaaagaggaagaagaagaagaagacgaggaagaggaggaggagtttTGAGTTTTACAGAATTTATTAAGAAATAACACCGAAATTTTTTAACTGTTACACAGAAGTTTCTTAATTTTGATACTGAAATTTTTTAACCGTGACACAAGTATTATGAGCAACATATTGATAACTTTTCTGGAATTAAAATTTACATGAATGTGTTTTTGTAGTTGATTGAGACTTGTGTGCTTGTTCTAAATTGAGTTTGTTTGtatattattatcattaaataattttggtgCATTCTAAATTTAAATAAGGCGCATTTGATCTTATTGACTTGGATTTGGTGTAATTAGTTCATGCAAGATAATTGTAGTATTTTTGGTGTCATTTAAGCCATATTGATGACTTTTCTGGACTTAAAATTTACATGCATGTATTTTTGGTAGATGATTAAATCTAGTTTGTGTGTttgttttgaattgagtttgcTTGTGTGTTGTCATTATTAAGTAATTTCAGTGCATTCTGGATTTAAGTAAGGTGTACTTAGTCTGTATACTTGTTCTAAACTGAGTTTGTTTGTGTCActatcattaagtaattttagtGCATTCTCAATTTAAATAAGATACACTTAGTCTCCTTGACTTGGATTTGGTATAATTAATTCATGCAAAATAATTGTAGTGTTTATGGTGCCATTTAGCATACAAAAACATAGGGTTCAACTCATATACAAAATTAGTATACTGAGTATCAACTATTCACAAActacattaataaaaaaaattaatcaaacttTGTCGAGTTGATTCGATTCAGAACAATAATTCAATTTGTTCTGGTTTAACTGATCTAAACTTGCATCAtacattattttcaaaaataaaactaTTATATGCataagaaaaagacaaaaataatgaCAATAACAATAACGATAACAATGATAATGATGACGATgtaggaggaagaagaggaggagcaggaaaaggaaaaggaaggAAGAGATCTAAAAAATTCGAAGAGATCTAAAAAAttcaaagagaaaagaaaggggAGGAGGAGGATGACGACGAGGAGATGAAGGTGGTGGTGGTAACGACGAATATAATGAAAGAGAAATATGAGAAAAAACGaggaggagtagaagaagaagcagcagcagcaggGGAAGGTgtaaggaggaggaagaagaagaagagtgtgCGCGCGTGATGTAAAAAACTGTTATAACAACTTGGTTGGATTTGGTTAAGTATTTTATTCGGTTATAGTGCTTTATTGTTTAAGTCCCTAACGTATCAAAATTGGTTCAATATTGTCCTGTCGTTAGAGATTTATCAACTTATCAACAGAATTGACGGTTAGATAAAATTGAGatgatttttaaaatattagagacttaaataggacaaaaacgtTGGGGACGAAAATAATATATTACTATTAGAAGAATTACTAAATCAagtaagataaaaataaattttaacggAATAAATTGCATTACGAATTTAAGATTTTTACTCATTATAAAATACTTGTAGAATGACTAGGAGTAAACTTTCAGAAAAAAAATGAATAcgatacatatataataaagtataaattatacatttttgtctctaatgtatatCCAACttctttaatgtttaatttaaatatattttatttttaaattttgaaataaattttaattttatcctatcCTAATATTTTGAAATGGAGAGGGGAGAGAGCGGGGGAGAGTCTTTGAGGGTGGCACATAGCGAGGCAGCCGGCCATGCCGGCGAGAGCAATAATGGGGAGAGTGGAGGTGGGCATGCATCAGGTGAAAAGGAGGGAATTAAAGAAGACAATAACAAGATTCAAGGTCAGCGGATATCGTTCAGAGATAAAGTTGTGGGTGCTTCAATAAGGAGAGCTTTGGAGGTTGCTGATTCTCTTGATGGGGATAAGATGGCTACAGTAGTTGGTAAGTAAGGCGATTCAGAGATACCGACTGTGACGTTCACTGAAGAAGCAAAGGAGATATTGGCAGAGCCCTACAAAGATGCCATCGTGATCAAAGTTCTTGGAAAAAAATTTAGCTATACGGCGATCACGCACAGGCTTAAAGGAGTCTGGAGAACCAAAAAAGGATATGAGGTACTAGATGTCAGTTTTGGCTATTTCTTAGTCAAATTTGATCTCTTGGAGGATAGAGAAAAAGTTCTCCTTAGAGGACCGTGGATGATTACTGGTAGTTATGTTGCAGTTAAACCTTGGAGTTCTTCATTCAGACCTTGTGAAAATAATTTTGGGTCTACCATGGTTTGGATAAGAATAACAGGTTTAAACATTAACTATTATCAAGAGAGAGCCATGAAAATGATTGCGTCAGCTGTTGGTAAACCGATCCGCATCGACCTAGCCACCAAGTCTGCGGAGAGGGGAAAGTATGCAAGAGCATGTGTGCAAATTAACTTAGGACTTCTgaatttaatttgtgaaaaatGTAGCTGCTTTGGGCATGTAATAAGAG contains the following coding sequences:
- the LOC107632589 gene encoding uncharacterized protein LOC107632589 — translated: MERGESGGESLRVAHSEAAGHAGESNNGESGGGHASGEKEGIKEDNNKIQGQRISFRDKVVGASIRRALEVADSLDGDKMATVVEAKEILAEPYKDAIVIKVLGKKFSYTAITHRLKGVWRTKKGYEVLDVSFGYFLVKFDLLEDREKVLLRGPWMITGSYVAVKPWSSSFRPCENNFGSTMVWIRITGLNINYYQERAMKMIASAVGKPIRIDLATKSAERGKYARACVQINLGLLNLICEKCSCFGHVIREYAKENNNGIGKETMVKEKNLPSLFSVDNNEKTVEGSQIPVKNQNSTFEFGINAKSIPIMEKHGAADLVHDNLQESRMDNDTQAKEGEWVTVSRKCKKKVDKGPNVVPKKANVAICSNLVSKKFSFGSNKMHAGSSSNAKVKSLSNAKVEPKEKKDPPSTLGSLGTTQVAFKDQSTPFFKVGHKRQRLISLQNSPTEALSTDSRVQKELDKASATTNLENQPQQKNDGSATQVHQKTIGDRGPST
- the LOC107629789 gene encoding protein FAF-like, chloroplastic, whose product is MMSNMIQNQSMLPPLMKIEEDESMVKLKQGIVTILTPSSASSLRRTLSADMSSKKWMHDLQQQQQEEKDNQDSFKMKKIASSEELTQHLPNNSYSSSSSSDEGEEEEEEAERERLAIWSSILKNKKEEQEKSRGGFDTWGSIMSMKSDSDGNSNNKNNQSLEMTKSLPVSVTVTPYVHPLVKRSKSSLSDKSLEICTESLGSETGSDSLLFSSSSSSSPSFPSGESEKVVKESEQEQEQEQEQEQEQEENIHAAAITKSKLLSHPRCFPPPLPSLSFRGCNKNKEDSSSSSSSLHMKPHRDNGRLVLQAVSLPSNNNFNAQRQDGRLVLTFANDQEVPEVEEEENYDDEGMEEEEEFEEEEEEDEEEEEEEEEEEEESEVVMEKKAPLMSSGITTTTTTTINSGGGNLHRLTLMMNNNSNNNNKTIGLVNRNMNPNWSDKFNKKGMNMNLEDVNVSVVARLIPSSPGSATSPPPPSSFNLNAYEYFWKTPKPSSKLPNNNSNNNNNEQHQQLLVLRAKNGDYLVHNFKGCKDSRRSLLFWEPYCIATS